Within the Pseudomonas fulva genome, the region ACAGCGCTTCCTCGGCGCCCATTTCCTTCGGTGCGCAGACGCTGCCGGCGACCTTCATCAGGTCCTCGAACCAGATGTCGCGGTGCTGGTTCCACTTGATGTCGGAGCCGGTGCGCTGCACCACGATGACCTTCTGGATGCTGCGGGTCTCGGGGTTGGTCAGGGCGTCGTCGACGTTGGCCTTGAGCGGGATCTTCTTGCCGCCGCGCAGGCCTTCGTCCGCGGTGATCACCACCTTGGACTGGCAGTCGATGATGCGCCCGGCCAGGGCCTCGGGCGAGAAGCCGCCGAACACCACGGAGTGGATGGCGCCGATGCGTGCACAGGCCAGCATGGCCACCACCGCTTCGGGGATCATCGGCATGTAGATGGTCACCACGTCGCCACGGTGCACGTCCTGGCCACGCAGGGCGTTGGCGAACTTGCACACCTGCTCGTGCAGCTGGCGGTAGGTGATTTCCTTGTGCTCGGACGGGTCGTCGCCTTCCCAGATGATCGCGATCTGATCGCCACGCTCTTCCAGGTGACGGTCCAGGCAGTTGTAGGAGACGTTCAGGGTGCCGTCGGCGAACCATTTGATGTCGACGTGGTGGTCGTCGAAGGAGGTCTGCTTGACCTTGGTGAACGGCTTGATCCAGTCGAGGCGCTGCGCCTGCTCGCGCCAGAAGCCATCGGGGTTGATCACCGACTGCTGGTACATGGCCTTGTAGGTGGCCTCGTCAGTCATCGTATTGGCCGCCACCTCGGGGCGCACGGGATACAGGGACGCAGCACTCATTGAATCACCTCGGCTTTATTAATGTTGTTTTTCTATGCCCACATTTGTAACCATCGCCCTCCCGCTCAACCATTCGACCATGGTCTTAACGCTGCCAGACCTTGGTCGCAGCCCCAGCGGCGGGGCCGTGATAACTCGCGAACTCCACGATAATAGGCGTTTGGCACCAATTGCGAGACGCAGCGAGCATTCTTGTCGGGCGTCTTTCGCTAAGCTCTGCATAGCCATCCTGGACCCCGTAACGCCATGCCCTTCTCCACCCTGCGCACCCGTGGACGCGCCCGGCGCCTGAGCACCTCGCTGGCGGTGGCGGCGCTGCCGCTGCTGCTCGGCATACCGCTGATGTACTGGCAGGCCGCCACGCTGCTGGAAAGCCGCGCCGCCAAAAGCGCAGCCGATGCCCGGAAACAGCTCGACGCCATGCTCGACGATGCAGCCCGCGCCGCTGGCGTGGTGCTGCCGCTCGCCGGGCACCCCTGTGAGGACGTCGCCCAGACCCTGCGCAGCCAGGTGGCCGTCAGCCCCTTCTCGCGCTCGGTCAATCTGGTCGCCGACGGCCTGATCTATTGCACCTCGCTAATGGGCGCCTACGACCGCAACGAGGACACCACCAGCTACGTCAACGGCCAGCTGCGGCTGATGGCCGGCAACGCGGTCACGCCCGATCGCGCCGTGCTGGTCTACCGGCAGGCCGAAGGCGACCGCGGCGTGTTGATCGGCATCGATGGCCAGCACCTGATCAACCTGTTGCAGATCAACGGTCAGGAGGTGTCGCTGCAGATCGCCGTGGGCCAGAGCTGGCTCGCTGCCGATGGCCAGGTAAGCAATGCACCGGCCAACGGCAAGGCCGAATACGCCATTCAGGTCCGCTCCTCGCGCTACCCCTTCCAGGTTGCCGGCGGTTACCCGCCCGGCGCCACCGTACAGTACATGCAGGATCACTATCAGCCGCAGTGGTTGCTGTTCCTGGTCCTGGGCGCCCTGGCGGGCGCCGGCAGCTACCGCCTCAGCCTGCGCGCTACCTCCCCCGGCACGGCGCTCAAGCGCGCCATGGAAGCCGACGAATTCATTCCCCATTACCAGCCGGTGGTGGATGCCGAGACCCGGCAATGGTGCGGCGTCGAGACACTGATGCGCTGGCAGCACCCCAGCGAAGGCCTGGTGCCGCCGAACCAGTTCATCCCCCTGGCCGAACGCCTGGGTTTGATCGTGCCGATGACCCGCACGCTGATGCGCCACATCCGCGAAGACTTCGCCAGCCGCGCCGAACAGCTGCCCATGGGCTTTCATGTCGGCGTCAATATCACCGCGGCGCATTGCCAGGATCTGCAACTGATCGATGAATGCCGCGATTTCCTCGCCGCCTTCACCCCCGGACGGATCACCCTGGTTCTCGAGCTGACCGAACGGCAGATGATCACCCCGACCGCGACCACCGAGCAGTTGTTCGCCGAGCTGCGCCAGCTGGGCGTGCGCATCGCCATCGACGACTTCGGCACCGGCCATTCGAGCCTGGCCTACCTGCGCGAATTTCGGGTCGACGTGCTGAAGATCGATCGCAGCTTCATCTCGATGGTCGACTCACACTCGTTGTCCCGGCACCTGCTCGACAACATCCTCGACCTGGCCACCCGTCTGCAGCTAGACCTGGTCGCCGAGGGCGTGGAAAGCGCCGAACAGGGCCGGTACCTGACGCAACGTGGGGTGCGCTTTCTGCAAGGCTTTCACTTCGCGCGACCGATGCCTGCCGCCCCGCTGTTCGATACGCTGCGCACGCCACCGACACAGCTATAGGAAGAAGAAACCCGGCACTGGGCCGGGTTTCTGGGTCACGGGATGAACCTCAGGACAGTTCCGCTTACATCCCCAGCCAGTTCGGCAGGCCCAGGGAAATGAACGGCACGTAGGTCACCAGGATCAGGAACGCCAGCATCACCAAGAGCCACGGCGACACGGCGCGCACCGTGCGGGTCAGCGGCATGCCGGTGACCGCCGAGGTGACGAACAGGTTGAGCCCGGTCGGCGGGGTAATCAGGCCGATCTCCATGTTCACCACCATGATGATGCCCAGGTGGATCGGGTCGATGCCCAGCTGCATGGCGATCGGAAACAGGATCGGCGCCAGGATCAGGATGATCGCCGACGGCTCCATGAAGGTGCCGGCGACCAGCAGCACGATGTTCACCACGATCAGGAACTCGATGGGGCTGAAGCCCTGATCCACGACCCAGGCGGTGATCGACTGTGGGATCTGCTCGGTGGTCAGCACGTGGGCGAACAGCATGGCGTTGGCGATGATGAACATCAGCACCACGCTGAGCTTGCCGGCCTCGATGAACACCTTCGGGCACTCGCGAACGGTCATGTCCTTGTAGATGAAGATCGCCACGAACGCCGCGTACACCGCCGCCACTGCAGCGGCTTCGGTCGGCGTGAACATGCCCGAGTAGATGCCGCCGAGGATGATCACGATCAGCGCCAGGCCCCAGCCGGCCTTGCGCCCGGCGGTGAGGATCTCGGCCAGCGAGGCGCGCGGCAGCGACGGCATGTTCTTCACTCGGGCGATGATGTAGATGGTGATCATCAGGAACACGCCCAGCAGCAGGCCCGGCACCACGCCGGCCATGAACAGCTTGCCCACCGAGGTCTCGGTCGCGGTGGCGTAGACCACCATGACGATCGACGGCGGAATCAGGATGCCCAGGGTCCCGGCGTTACAGACGATGCCGGCAGCGAACTCCTTCTTGTAGCCCGAGCGCACCATACCGGCGATGACGATCGAGCCGACCGCCGCCACGGTGGCCGGCGACGAACCGCTCAGCGCGGCGAACAGCATGCACGCCAGGATCGCGGCGATGGCCAGGCCGCCCTTGATATGGCCGACGCAGGCGTTGGCGAAATCGATCAATCGGCGGGCCACGCCGCCGCTGGTCATGAACGCGCCGGACAGCAGGAAGAACGGAATGGCCAGCAGCGTGTAGTGCTCGCTGGTCTCGAACAGCTTGATCGCCAGCGAACGCACCGAGTCGTTGCTGAAGAACAGGATGGTCATGGCCCCGGACAAACCCAGGGAAATCGCCACCGGAATGCCGATGAACATCAGCGCGAACAGGGCGACGAACAGAAATGCGATGGTCATCGTTTGGCCTCCGTCTCTTCGGCGAGTTTGATGGCGTCTTCGACTTCGCCGTGACCACCAAAACCAATCTGCTTGTCCTGGATCACCCGCACCAGCACCTGGGCGAAACGCAGGAACATCAACGAGAAGCCAATCGGCACGATCATCACGATGTGCCACTGCTGCACGCCGAAACGGTCCAGGTCCTCGGCACCGGTGCCGAGGGTGAACAGCAGCGCCACCCACTGCTCGCTGGAGTAGGCCATCAGCGCGCAGTAACCCAGGCAGATCACCAGGGCGAAAATCGCCACGGCCTTCTGCAGGGCGGGCTGGAACATGCGCACCAGCAGGTCGACGCCGATGTGCGCACCGATGCGCACACCCCAGGCCAGGCCGACGAAGATCAGCCAGCCGAACATGGCCTTGGTCAGGGCCACGCTCCAGGTCATTTCCTGGGCGACATAGAGGATGCCGTCACCGATGGCGAACAGCGCATCGTTGCCGAACGGCAGGGCATCACCCAGGGCGTAGAAAACACCGTAGAGGTTGTTGAATACCACGTACGAGAAGGTGACCAGGGTCATCGCCGCGAGCAGGAACGCCACGGCGATCTCCTCGAGCTGATCCCACAGGCGCTGCAACGCATTCATCAGCGGTCTCCCAGAGAGAGTTGTTGTAATTGTTTTGCCAAGCCGACTCTAACCCCGGCGTCTGGCGGGCCGTTATTCACGATTGGTAAACGCGGCCTTCGGCCCCGGTGAATAGCTCACGCCGGACGGCGCTCAGTGCTGTCGACACGCCAGGATCGGCAAGATCAAGGCGTAAGCGGCCATTTGTAGGGTGGACGACGCTTGATCCGTCCACCGCTCTGCGATCGCGATGGTGGATGAAAAGAGCGTCATCCACCCTACGTCTCCATCCGCGCTCTAACAGCCGTCGAACATTGCAAAACTCACACCTGTTCGGAGATTTCAATCAGGTTCAGATCCGGATCACGCAGGTACACCGACCTGATCGGGCCCGTGGCGCCGGTGCGCATCACCGGCCCCTCGATGATCGGCCAGCCGACCCGCTGCAAGTGCGCGATCACCTCGTCCAGGGGCTGACTGGCGATAAAGCACAGGTCCAGCGCACCCGGCACCGGCAGGTGAGCCTTGGGCTCGAACTCCTGGCCGCGCACGTGCAGGTTGACCTTCTGGTTGCCGAAGCAGAACGCCTTGCGGCCATTGCCGAAGGTTTCCAGGCGCATGCCCAGCACCTCGACATAGAAATGCGTGGTCGCGTCGGCATCGGTAGCGGTCAGTACCAGATGATCAAGATGATCGAGCATGGCGATCTCCGTTCTAGTTTGCGGCAGCATTGGCCGCCTGGGCCGCCTCGATCAGGTCGCTGCCGATCTTGTCTTCGTACTCCTTCCAGATCGGCTGCATCACCTCGCGCCACTGCTTGCGCTCCTCATCCGTGAGCACGATCAGCTCATGCTTGCCGCCGGCGAGAATCTGCTGCTTGTCCTTCTCGTTGAGCGCCAGCGCCTGGCGATTCACCTCGGCGGTGACTTCGTCGATGATGGTCTTCAGCTCGCCACGTACGTCCTCGGGCAGGCCGTTCCAGAATTTGGCGTTGGTGATCAGCATGTAATTGCCGACCGCGTGGTTGGACTCGATCATGTACTGCTGCACCTCGAAGTGGCGCTGGCTGTAGATGTTCGACCAGGGGTTGTCGGAGGCATTGATCACCCCGGTCTGCAGGCCCTGATAGATCTCGGCGAAAGCCATCTTGCGCGGTACCGCACGCAGGGCGCTGATCTGCGCGGCCTGCAGGTCCGATGGCTGCACGCGGAATTTCAGGCCGCGGGCGTCGCTCGGCAGGTGCAACGGCTTGTTGGCGGTGAACTGGCGCATGCCGTTGAGCCAGTAGGCCAGGCCGAGAATGCCGCTGTTCTCCAGGCTGTGCAGCAGCTCCTGGCCCTTGGGCGATTGCTCGAAACGCTGGGACGCGGCGGCATTGTCGAACAGGAACATCAGGTCGAAGATCTGCACCCGCGGCTGGTATTTCTCCAGCTTCACCGGGGCGGGGGCCAACAGCTGCACGTCACCGAGCAGCAGCGCCTCCATCTCCTTGCCATCGCCGAACAGCGAGGAGTTCGGGTACACCTCCACCCGCGCCTTGCCGGCCAGGCGCTCCTTGACCAGTTTCTGCAGCATGCGCGCGCCCTGCCCCTTGGGCGTCTGGTCGGACGCGACGTGGGCGAACTTGATGACGATTTCCTCGGCCTGAACGGCTGCGCCGAAGGCCATGGCGGTGGACAGCAGCACGCAGGACAGGCTGCGGCAGAGCAAGCGGGACATGAGGCGATCTCCTGTTGTTATTGGTACGGGGGCCTGCGCCCACCGGATGCCTTTGTTCGCGACGAACTCTACTGCAGCCTCGGAGCCGACTAAATTCTTGATTGGCCAAGCCTGCCTTCGCCATTGCCGAAGGCAGAACCGCCGGCCAAGTGATCGACCATCTGCCGGGCGATCAGCGACAGGTTGTCGTAGTGGCGCACGCAGATGTTCAGCTCGCGCACCGCCCAGGCGTCCTCGATCGCCACCGCCCGTACCGCCATGCTCGGCAGATAGGTGCGCACCGCCTGCTCGGGCAGCACGCCGATGCCCAGGCCGGTATGGATCATCCGGCAGATGGCCTCGAAACTGCGCACCTGGATGCGCACCCGCAGATGCACACCGGCCTGCTGCGCGGCCTCGCTGAGCAGGCTGTGCAGCGAGGCCTCCTTTTGCAGGCCGATAAAGTCGTAACCGACGGTTTCCGACAGCGTCACCCGCTCGCGGGCCGCCAGCGGATGCCCGCTGGGTACCACCAGCACCAGGCGGTCGTGACGGTAGGGAAACACCTGCACGCCAGCGGCCGGCACATGGCCGGCGAAGATGCCGATATCGGTCAGCCCTTCGCGCACCGCGTGGATAATCTCGCTGCTGACCCGCTCTTCCAGGTCGATGCGAATCTGCGGGTGCTCGGCGCTGAAGGCCGCCAAGTCCTCGGGCAGAAAGGCGATCACCGCCGAGGTATTGGCGTGGATGCGCACGTGGCCGTTGATCCCCTCGCTGAACTCGCTGAGGTCGGCCTGCATGTGCTGGATGTTGTCCAGCAGGTTGCGCGCATGGTGCAGCAGCGCATCACCGGCCGGCGTCAGCGCCACCCCCTTGGGCTGGCGATACAGCAAGGGCGTGCGCAGGTGCGCCTCGAGGTCGCTGATGCGCTTGCTCACCGCCGCCAGCGCCAGGTGCTCGCGCTCGGCGGCGCGGGTCAGGCTGCGCTCGTCGGCGATGGCGACGAACAATTTGAGGGTGGTGAAATCCACGCGCATGGCAGGCTCCGCTTCGTGGCTGGCGAAAGATCGATGCCCATGGTGAGGGCACTGGACCGCAGTCGGCACCATAAGCCTTCGTGTAGCACGAAGCCAGACTTGGCGATTGACTGATTGCGGTGGGCCGCGCCCTGGGCGATGCTCGGCGCCATCAGACCCCAAGTCATCGGGAAGCCGCACATGCCTGCCAACACAACCGTTGCACCCATGGCCCTGGCCGGCCTCAAGGTCATCGAAATGGGCCAGCTGATCGCCGGGCCGTTCGCCAGCAAGCTGCTCGGCGAATTCGGCGCCGAGGTGATCAAGATCGAGCCGCCGGGCGTCGGCGACCCGCTGCGCAAGTGGCGCAAGATCAAGGACGGCACCTCGCTCTGGTGGCACGTGCAGTCGCGCAACAAGCGCTCACTGACCCTCGACCTGAAGCAGGCCGAAGCCCAGGACATCGTCCGCCAGCTGGTGGCCGAGGCCGACGTCCTGGTGGAGAATTTCCGCCCCGGTACGCTGGAAGGCTGGGGCCTGGGCTACGAGGCGCTGAAGGCGATCAACCCGCGACTGATCATGCTGCGCATCTCCGGCTACGGGCAGACCGGCCCCTACCGCGACCTGCCCGGTTTCGGGGTGATCGGCGAAGCCATGGGTGGCCTGCGCCACCTCTCCGGCTATGCCGGCCAGGCGCCGGTGCGGGTCGGGGTGAGCATCGGTGATTCGCTGTCCTCGCTGTACGGGGTGATTGGCGTGCTGCTGGCCCTGCAGGAGCGGGGGCGCAGCGGCGAAGGCCAGGAGATCGACGTGGCGCTGTACGAGTCGGTGTTCGCCATGATGGAAAGCCTGGTGCCCGAATACGACGCCTTCGGCTACGTCCGCGAACCGGCTGGCAGCGCCCTGCCCGGCATCACGCCGTCCAACTCCTACCCCTGCAACGACGGCCGCTACGTGCTGATCGCCGGCAACGGCGACAGCATCTACAAACGCCTGATGACCCTGATCGGCCGTGACGACCTGGGCAACGACCCACGCCTGGCGCACAACGACGGGCGCAGCCGGCACGCCGAGCTGATCGATACCGCCATCGGCGAATGGACCGCTCAGCGCGGCCGCGACGAGGTGATCGAAGCGCTCAAGGGCGCCCGGGTGCCGGCGGGCTATCCCTACACCGCCGCCGATATCGTCAGCGACCCCCATTACCTGGCGCGGCAGATGATCGAGACGGTGCAGACGCCCGTCGGCCCGCTCAAGGTGCCAGGCGTACTACCCAAACTCAGCCGCACGCCAGGGCGCATCGGTGCAGGCGGCCCGCAGCTCGGCGAGCACAGCGAAGACATCCTCGCCGGGCTCGGCCTGAGCGCCGAACAGGTCGCCGGCCTGCGTGAGCGCGGGATTATCTAGTACTAGCCAGACGCGTAGGGTGGACAACGCGAAGCTTGTCCACCGCCTCTTGCGCCTGCCACAGACCGTAGGCACTGCTCCCAGGTGTCGCCGCGCTCGACCCGGTCTACACCCGACACAATCAGGACCTCCCCATGACCAAACGCCTTTATATCCAGGACGTCGCCACCCGCGACGGCTTCCAGATCGAAGCCAGCTTCGTGCCCACCGACGCCAAGATCGCCTTGATCGACAGGCTGTCGCAAACCGGCCTGGCAAAGATCGAGGTCACCTCCTTCACCTCGCCCAAGGCGATTCCCAATCTGCGCGATGCCGAAGACGTGATGCGCGGCATCAAGCGCGTCGACGGCGTGGAATACACCGTGCTGGTGCCCAACGTGCGCGGCTGCGAGCGGGCGTTGTCCTGCGAAGTGGACGAGATCAACCTGGTGATGTCGGCCAGCGACACCCACGGCCTGGCCAACCTGCGCATGACGCCGGAGCAGTCGCTTGCGCAGTTTCGCGAGATCATCGAGGTCAGCCGTGGTAGCGGCGTGTTTATCAACGCCTCGCTGTCGACCACCTTTGGCTGCCCGTTCGAAGGCGAGGTGGCGGAAACCCGCGTGCATGAGTTGACCGAGCGCTTGCTGGAGATCGGCGTGCAGGGCGTGACCCTGTGCGACACCACCGGCATGGCCGACCCGGCCCAGGTCGAACGCATCTGCCGCGCGTCGCTGCAGCGCTGGCCCGAAGCGGTGTTCACCGCGCACTTTCACAACACCCGCGGCATGGGCCTGGCCAATGCCCTGGCGGCGCTGAACGCCGGCATCGAGCGCTTCGATGCCTCCCTCGGCGGCCTCGGCGGCTGCCCCTATGCGCCAGGCGCCAGCGGC harbors:
- a CDS encoding TRAP transporter small permease, with translation MNALQRLWDQLEEIAVAFLLAAMTLVTFSYVVFNNLYGVFYALGDALPFGNDALFAIGDGILYVAQEMTWSVALTKAMFGWLIFVGLAWGVRIGAHIGVDLLVRMFQPALQKAVAIFALVICLGYCALMAYSSEQWVALLFTLGTGAEDLDRFGVQQWHIVMIVPIGFSLMFLRFAQVLVRVIQDKQIGFGGHGEVEDAIKLAEETEAKR
- a CDS encoding hydroxymethylglutaryl-CoA lyase: MTKRLYIQDVATRDGFQIEASFVPTDAKIALIDRLSQTGLAKIEVTSFTSPKAIPNLRDAEDVMRGIKRVDGVEYTVLVPNVRGCERALSCEVDEINLVMSASDTHGLANLRMTPEQSLAQFREIIEVSRGSGVFINASLSTTFGCPFEGEVAETRVHELTERLLEIGVQGVTLCDTTGMADPAQVERICRASLQRWPEAVFTAHFHNTRGMGLANALAALNAGIERFDASLGGLGGCPYAPGASGNICTEDLVHMFQRMGLQTGVNLDLLLAAAATLPELIGHEVPGAILKAGTSERRYPKPKWMSEAQA
- the dctM gene encoding C4-dicarboxylate TRAP transporter large permease protein DctM; its protein translation is MTIAFLFVALFALMFIGIPVAISLGLSGAMTILFFSNDSVRSLAIKLFETSEHYTLLAIPFFLLSGAFMTSGGVARRLIDFANACVGHIKGGLAIAAILACMLFAALSGSSPATVAAVGSIVIAGMVRSGYKKEFAAGIVCNAGTLGILIPPSIVMVVYATATETSVGKLFMAGVVPGLLLGVFLMITIYIIARVKNMPSLPRASLAEILTAGRKAGWGLALIVIILGGIYSGMFTPTEAAAVAAVYAAFVAIFIYKDMTVRECPKVFIEAGKLSVVLMFIIANAMLFAHVLTTEQIPQSITAWVVDQGFSPIEFLIVVNIVLLVAGTFMEPSAIILILAPILFPIAMQLGIDPIHLGIIMVVNMEIGLITPPTGLNLFVTSAVTGMPLTRTVRAVSPWLLVMLAFLILVTYVPFISLGLPNWLGM
- a CDS encoding LysR family transcriptional regulator; protein product: MRVDFTTLKLFVAIADERSLTRAAEREHLALAAVSKRISDLEAHLRTPLLYRQPKGVALTPAGDALLHHARNLLDNIQHMQADLSEFSEGINGHVRIHANTSAVIAFLPEDLAAFSAEHPQIRIDLEERVSSEIIHAVREGLTDIGIFAGHVPAAGVQVFPYRHDRLVLVVPSGHPLAARERVTLSETVGYDFIGLQKEASLHSLLSEAAQQAGVHLRVRIQVRSFEAICRMIHTGLGIGVLPEQAVRTYLPSMAVRAVAIEDAWAVRELNICVRHYDNLSLIARQMVDHLAGGSAFGNGEGRLGQSRI
- a CDS encoding DctP family TRAP transporter solute-binding subunit: MSRLLCRSLSCVLLSTAMAFGAAVQAEEIVIKFAHVASDQTPKGQGARMLQKLVKERLAGKARVEVYPNSSLFGDGKEMEALLLGDVQLLAPAPVKLEKYQPRVQIFDLMFLFDNAAASQRFEQSPKGQELLHSLENSGILGLAYWLNGMRQFTANKPLHLPSDARGLKFRVQPSDLQAAQISALRAVPRKMAFAEIYQGLQTGVINASDNPWSNIYSQRHFEVQQYMIESNHAVGNYMLITNAKFWNGLPEDVRGELKTIIDEVTAEVNRQALALNEKDKQQILAGGKHELIVLTDEERKQWREVMQPIWKEYEDKIGSDLIEAAQAANAAAN
- a CDS encoding EAL domain-containing protein, with amino-acid sequence MPFSTLRTRGRARRLSTSLAVAALPLLLGIPLMYWQAATLLESRAAKSAADARKQLDAMLDDAARAAGVVLPLAGHPCEDVAQTLRSQVAVSPFSRSVNLVADGLIYCTSLMGAYDRNEDTTSYVNGQLRLMAGNAVTPDRAVLVYRQAEGDRGVLIGIDGQHLINLLQINGQEVSLQIAVGQSWLAADGQVSNAPANGKAEYAIQVRSSRYPFQVAGGYPPGATVQYMQDHYQPQWLLFLVLGALAGAGSYRLSLRATSPGTALKRAMEADEFIPHYQPVVDAETRQWCGVETLMRWQHPSEGLVPPNQFIPLAERLGLIVPMTRTLMRHIREDFASRAEQLPMGFHVGVNITAAHCQDLQLIDECRDFLAAFTPGRITLVLELTERQMITPTATTEQLFAELRQLGVRIAIDDFGTGHSSLAYLREFRVDVLKIDRSFISMVDSHSLSRHLLDNILDLATRLQLDLVAEGVESAEQGRYLTQRGVRFLQGFHFARPMPAAPLFDTLRTPPTQL
- a CDS encoding CaiB/BaiF CoA transferase family protein; protein product: MPANTTVAPMALAGLKVIEMGQLIAGPFASKLLGEFGAEVIKIEPPGVGDPLRKWRKIKDGTSLWWHVQSRNKRSLTLDLKQAEAQDIVRQLVAEADVLVENFRPGTLEGWGLGYEALKAINPRLIMLRISGYGQTGPYRDLPGFGVIGEAMGGLRHLSGYAGQAPVRVGVSIGDSLSSLYGVIGVLLALQERGRSGEGQEIDVALYESVFAMMESLVPEYDAFGYVREPAGSALPGITPSNSYPCNDGRYVLIAGNGDSIYKRLMTLIGRDDLGNDPRLAHNDGRSRHAELIDTAIGEWTAQRGRDEVIEALKGARVPAGYPYTAADIVSDPHYLARQMIETVQTPVGPLKVPGVLPKLSRTPGRIGAGGPQLGEHSEDILAGLGLSAEQVAGLRERGII
- a CDS encoding VOC family protein, whose protein sequence is MLDHLDHLVLTATDADATTHFYVEVLGMRLETFGNGRKAFCFGNQKVNLHVRGQEFEPKAHLPVPGALDLCFIASQPLDEVIAHLQRVGWPIIEGPVMRTGATGPIRSVYLRDPDLNLIEISEQV